A genomic region of Parachlamydia acanthamoebae contains the following coding sequences:
- a CDS encoding DMT family transporter — MFKGIVFALAACFVWGLIFIIPQLMNEFSSFEVVLGRYLVYGFISLSIFLSQSKLRKSYPLEIWLRALGFSFVSTVLYYTCLVLALRYSNPAVCTLVLSISPITISFYGSWMENSRNFKSLILPSLLILLGLIGINFPYLRGAQSFSEYGFGIIGSFVSVFAWSWYVVANSQFLKSTPEMTSTTWSTLVGVSTLFWAFLWGFGLFFFFSDFELEKYTTLNSALYRFLIGCLILGVVCSWFGAYLWNKASLYLPVTMAGQLTIFETIFGLLFVYAFEQRLPPLGEFFGIGVLLSAVIYGIRATKTLSPQHAA, encoded by the coding sequence ATGTTCAAGGGAATTGTATTTGCTTTAGCTGCCTGTTTTGTCTGGGGATTGATATTTATTATTCCGCAACTGATGAATGAGTTTAGCTCTTTTGAGGTTGTTTTGGGGCGATATCTTGTCTATGGTTTCATTTCTCTCAGTATTTTTTTAAGCCAAAGCAAGCTTAGAAAATCCTATCCTTTAGAGATTTGGTTGCGTGCGCTTGGTTTTTCTTTTGTGTCCACGGTCCTGTACTATACTTGTTTAGTTCTGGCATTGCGCTATTCAAATCCGGCCGTATGCACTCTCGTTTTAAGCATTAGTCCCATCACAATTTCTTTTTATGGAAGTTGGATGGAAAACTCAAGAAATTTTAAAAGTTTAATTCTTCCTTCCCTTCTTATTTTATTGGGATTGATTGGCATTAATTTTCCTTATCTGAGAGGTGCTCAATCATTTTCTGAATATGGTTTTGGAATTATCGGAAGTTTTGTCTCTGTTTTTGCTTGGAGTTGGTATGTGGTTGCCAATTCACAATTCTTAAAAAGTACTCCAGAAATGACTTCGACAACATGGTCTACCTTAGTTGGTGTTTCCACTCTATTCTGGGCTTTTTTATGGGGATTTGGATTGTTTTTCTTTTTTAGTGATTTTGAATTAGAAAAATATACCACTCTCAATTCGGCTTTATATCGCTTTTTAATCGGTTGCTTAATTTTAGGTGTGGTATGTTCTTGGTTTGGTGCGTATCTTTGGAATAAAGCAAGTCTTTATTTACCGGTCACAATGGCTGGACAACTGACCATTTTTGAAACCATTTTTGGATTACTGTTTGTTTATGCGTTTGAACAGCGCTTGCCCCCACTTGGAGAATTTTTTGGCATCGGTGTGTTATTAAGTGCCGTGATTTACGGCATTCGAGCGACAAAGACATTATCTCCTCAACATGCGGCATAA
- a CDS encoding inverse autotransporter beta domain-containing protein: MLSRIFSCKIAMPFVCLATFNVGIAQEAYPNNNIPQYESAYSQESYYPSHHSYHPQDQRGEYAPYPDQQQSFYRQDEQMIPHQGYYPTRHHNQPANPDLYDQQEYDPRQAAPHEGPLYPRQGMTQQTYPNPQAHSFIHGGPQYEPQYEEQPSDYYPNQQQGEPYHHAPGHQPRRNIPNRQYPNEPYHNGPPYQSHGSYPEQPYSRYPQHDGPYHEAPMYHSPGYSPNQAPYHDEEPVYGSEGNLHILQAPNEEQTPPPPYDGYQIDDSLNTPRWCQFSEFGYVRGAYTFGEGIGIRHNYSTLTALFAPLVPYDDYYPFLDLRAHYIKNKRWAANVGGGLRWRDCMTGFIFGANLYYDYRNTTQTDFNQFGFGLEFFTNCFEMRLNAYFPVGDVTHCEDHVFSDYIGPYYAVCGLTEIAQKGVDLEVGHTFWKCPYFSVFGAIGGYYYTDVCGHRHHNHNNEKRWGEKARACINVGSLLSLQARFFHDNHQNSFWQGMAMLSIPLDFCFGIALRENYNRVFTQPVERNEMIVKRRYCNWSSNW, translated from the coding sequence ATGCTATCCCGAATTTTCTCCTGCAAAATTGCAATGCCTTTTGTCTGTCTAGCGACTTTCAACGTTGGGATTGCTCAAGAAGCTTACCCTAATAATAACATCCCCCAATATGAAAGTGCTTATTCACAAGAAAGCTATTATCCTTCTCATCATTCATACCATCCTCAAGATCAGAGAGGTGAATACGCCCCTTATCCAGATCAACAGCAAAGCTTTTATCGCCAAGATGAGCAAATGATTCCTCATCAAGGGTATTACCCAACAAGACATCATAACCAGCCAGCGAATCCCGACCTGTACGATCAGCAAGAATACGATCCTCGCCAAGCAGCACCTCATGAAGGACCCCTCTATCCTCGACAAGGAATGACACAGCAAACTTACCCAAATCCTCAAGCACATTCTTTTATTCACGGTGGACCTCAATACGAACCACAGTATGAAGAGCAACCATCTGATTATTATCCTAATCAACAACAAGGTGAACCTTATCACCACGCACCCGGACATCAACCACGTCGAAATATTCCTAACCGACAATATCCCAATGAGCCATACCATAATGGCCCTCCCTATCAATCTCATGGAAGTTATCCTGAGCAACCTTACTCGCGTTACCCCCAACACGACGGGCCCTATCACGAAGCTCCCATGTATCATTCTCCAGGCTATTCTCCTAATCAAGCCCCTTATCATGACGAAGAGCCTGTCTATGGAAGTGAGGGCAATTTACACATATTGCAAGCTCCAAATGAGGAACAAACTCCCCCGCCTCCTTATGATGGGTACCAAATCGATGATTCTCTTAACACACCAAGATGGTGTCAATTTTCTGAGTTTGGATATGTGCGTGGAGCTTATACCTTTGGTGAGGGAATCGGTATTCGACATAATTATTCAACATTAACAGCCCTTTTTGCCCCTCTCGTCCCCTACGATGATTATTATCCCTTTTTAGATCTACGAGCCCACTACATCAAAAATAAACGTTGGGCAGCCAATGTAGGCGGAGGTCTTCGATGGAGAGATTGCATGACAGGCTTCATCTTTGGAGCAAATCTGTATTATGATTATCGCAATACAACTCAGACGGATTTTAATCAGTTTGGATTTGGACTTGAATTCTTTACGAACTGTTTTGAAATGCGCTTGAATGCTTATTTCCCTGTGGGAGATGTTACTCATTGTGAAGACCATGTCTTCAGCGATTATATAGGCCCTTACTATGCTGTATGCGGCTTAACTGAAATTGCTCAAAAAGGTGTCGATCTCGAAGTCGGACACACCTTCTGGAAATGTCCTTACTTTTCTGTTTTTGGAGCCATCGGTGGCTATTATTACACAGATGTTTGCGGACATCGCCACCATAACCATAACAATGAAAAGCGGTGGGGAGAAAAAGCTCGTGCATGCATTAACGTAGGCTCTCTTTTAAGTCTTCAAGCCCGATTTTTTCATGACAATCACCAAAATAGTTTTTGGCAAGGAATGGCCATGTTGTCAATTCCACTTGATTTCTGTTTTGGGATAGCCTTGAGAGAAAATTATAATCGCGTATTCACACAACCAGTTGAACGAAATGAAATGATTGTTAAAAGGAGATATTGCAATTGGTCAAGTAACTGGTAA
- a CDS encoding class I SAM-dependent methyltransferase — translation MGFDSSSIAIERGKLIYPELDLRVLEKGMHIPCLDASLDAVVLSSALHHISNALERELLMADIWRVLKNKGILYVSDFLICEHSFSQGNYVNGFKEFNDWGLHVAENQFVVRHYSVQAIMDLLKNFEIQWFEQFDFRELPTRRFHCIARKRFH, via the coding sequence ATCGGATTTGATTCCTCTTCAATCGCTATCGAAAGAGGGAAACTCATTTATCCAGAGCTGGATCTACGTGTTCTGGAAAAGGGAATGCACATCCCTTGCTTAGATGCTTCTCTTGACGCGGTTGTGCTCTCTTCAGCTCTTCATCATATATCGAATGCGCTGGAACGCGAACTGCTAATGGCAGATATTTGGAGAGTTTTGAAAAACAAAGGAATTCTTTATGTTTCCGATTTTTTAATTTGTGAGCATTCATTTTCTCAGGGAAATTATGTGAATGGGTTCAAAGAATTTAATGATTGGGGATTGCATGTTGCCGAGAATCAATTTGTTGTTAGACATTACTCGGTGCAAGCGATTATGGATTTATTGAAAAACTTTGAAATTCAGTGGTTCGAGCAATTTGATTTCCGAGAGCTTCCAACACGTCGCTTTCATTGTATCGCGCGCAAGAGATTTCATTAA
- a CDS encoding sodium:solute symporter family protein: MDLTTFIMTLLGLQLICLFVGSKSAKETKTQEDYFLAGKQIRFFPLMMTFLATQVGGGLILGAAEEAYKFGWSVFLYPLGACLGLVLLGVGVGRKLSQFKVSTVAQIFEVVYKSSTLKKIASILSILSLFAIFIAQIIASKKFMLSVGVDNPIWFFIFWGIVIIYTCVGGLKAVISTDAVQAGFFVIVFFLCFGYAVFNLEYPLSVALSEGFVGENFTFDMSKFSGWLLMPLLFMVIEQDMGQRCFAAESPRIVSLATLCAAACTFFVSMIPIFFGIMARNSEIQIPVGSSVLMGVIQQMTNPFVTSLVCCAILVAIISTADSLINAVSSNLSQDFRFTGFSMNSVRFSQIISALIAISGIFFSFYFNNIVDLLILSYELSVSCLFIPLCFALYKKQGNKYAAGSAMLCGALGFILFRWTSLEIGREVCSLAFSLSGYFFGAWLFRTNSQEYAQS, translated from the coding sequence ATGGATTTGACGACTTTTATTATGACTTTATTAGGTCTCCAATTGATTTGCTTATTTGTAGGAAGTAAATCAGCTAAAGAGACGAAAACACAAGAAGATTACTTTTTAGCAGGAAAGCAAATTCGTTTTTTTCCGTTAATGATGACCTTTTTAGCGACTCAAGTAGGGGGTGGACTTATTTTGGGAGCGGCCGAAGAAGCTTATAAGTTTGGGTGGAGTGTTTTTCTCTATCCTTTAGGAGCTTGTTTGGGTCTAGTTTTGCTTGGAGTTGGGGTCGGACGAAAGCTTTCTCAATTTAAAGTTTCCACAGTTGCTCAAATTTTTGAGGTGGTTTATAAATCTTCCACCCTAAAAAAAATTGCCTCCATTCTTTCGATACTTTCCCTTTTTGCCATCTTTATTGCTCAAATTATAGCTTCAAAAAAGTTTATGTTGAGTGTAGGTGTTGATAACCCAATCTGGTTTTTTATCTTTTGGGGCATTGTGATTATTTATACTTGCGTAGGCGGCCTAAAAGCTGTGATTTCAACAGATGCAGTTCAAGCAGGTTTTTTTGTCATCGTCTTTTTTCTTTGCTTTGGCTACGCCGTTTTCAATCTTGAATATCCTCTCAGTGTGGCATTATCGGAAGGATTTGTCGGTGAAAATTTTACATTTGACATGTCGAAATTTTCGGGATGGCTTCTCATGCCTTTACTCTTTATGGTCATTGAGCAAGACATGGGCCAACGTTGCTTCGCAGCGGAATCTCCAAGGATTGTCTCCTTGGCGACCCTTTGTGCGGCGGCATGCACATTTTTTGTTAGTATGATCCCGATCTTTTTTGGAATCATGGCTAGAAATAGCGAAATTCAGATCCCTGTAGGAAGTAGTGTGTTAATGGGTGTTATCCAACAAATGACAAATCCATTTGTGACTTCATTGGTTTGCTGCGCCATTTTGGTTGCTATCATTTCGACTGCAGATTCCTTAATTAACGCGGTCAGTTCTAATTTGTCTCAAGATTTCAGATTTACAGGCTTTAGCATGAATAGTGTGCGGTTTTCTCAGATTATTTCCGCACTGATTGCCATATCGGGTATATTCTTTTCATTCTACTTTAACAATATTGTAGATCTTTTGATTTTAAGTTATGAACTTTCTGTTAGCTGTTTATTCATTCCTTTGTGTTTTGCTCTCTATAAAAAACAGGGGAATAAATATGCCGCCGGATCTGCGATGCTGTGTGGAGCTTTAGGCTTTATTCTCTTTAGATGGACATCTTTAGAAATTGGGCGAGAAGTTTGCAGCCTGGCTTTTTCCCTTTCAGGTTATTTTTTTGGTGCCTGGCTATTTAGAACCAATTCTCAAGAATATGCACAGTCATAG
- a CDS encoding GNAT family N-acetyltransferase, with the protein MPFTLQINEEVSEKEASTLLQGINKGAYAAKHMAPIRSFGIFIKDEKENIKGGLHGVTYYGCLYVDMLWIDKPLRNQGWGTRLMTESEKVAKERNCTFLTVTTMDWEAFPFYQKLGYHVEFIREGYEKQSKMYFLRKNL; encoded by the coding sequence ATGCCGTTCACTTTACAAATAAATGAAGAGGTTTCTGAAAAAGAAGCTTCTACGCTTTTGCAAGGAATCAATAAGGGAGCTTACGCTGCAAAGCACATGGCTCCCATCCGTTCTTTTGGGATCTTTATTAAAGATGAAAAAGAAAATATCAAGGGTGGGCTTCATGGGGTAACTTACTATGGTTGTTTGTATGTCGACATGCTATGGATAGACAAACCCCTTCGAAATCAGGGATGGGGCACCCGTTTAATGACAGAATCAGAAAAGGTGGCCAAGGAAAGAAATTGTACCTTTTTAACCGTTACAACGATGGATTGGGAAGCTTTCCCTTTTTATCAAAAGCTAGGATATCACGTCGAATTCATTAGAGAAGGCTATGAAAAGCAATCTAAAATGTATTTTCTAAGGAAAAATTTGTAA
- a CDS encoding Npt1/Npt2 family nucleotide transporter gives MSCISHIDEHSAEPSDELSKWRRRLWPVHCFENKKVFSLILLKFCVSFNFAILHATKDTLIVTKGFGAETIPILKGSFVLFFAFLFMIVYSKLSNHLSSSRLFYFTLFPFLAFFAIYGFFLYPNRDLLSPTESANWLLSVLGEERGHWVAVYRNWMDSLFFLMAELWGGVVIGLLFWGFANQINTIKEASRFYTILSAGGHVGIIAAGYLIWYFTQSFVNSQYLLTIQYLMGFVTLVNLVIIGVYWLMDRNIAKNGEQFVAREKKDTALSLKESLVHILFSPNLGCIALMVIGYSLSVNMVEVLWKATLKLKYPDSNDYQAFMGLISSITGWLSLFLSLFAGGNIIRTFGWGGGAKLTPIVLGVVSAIFLGTYLSQAYYAESPMAIGTSALTLIVICGALHNVACKSMKYCLFDPTKEMAYISLDEETKTKGKAAVDVVASRFGKSGSSWIQVGLMECMSVSSVLSIAHFLTPIIIISVLGWLTAVYFLKNRVQIKMGPSPVQKQLQPAA, from the coding sequence ATGAGTTGTATTTCTCACATAGACGAACACAGTGCGGAGCCTTCCGACGAATTAAGCAAATGGCGCAGGAGATTATGGCCTGTTCATTGTTTCGAAAATAAAAAAGTGTTTTCTCTCATCCTCTTAAAATTTTGTGTTTCATTCAACTTTGCAATTCTTCATGCGACGAAAGATACCTTAATTGTGACAAAAGGGTTTGGAGCCGAAACTATCCCGATCTTAAAAGGCTCTTTTGTTTTGTTCTTTGCTTTTCTCTTTATGATTGTTTATTCCAAGCTCAGCAATCATCTTTCCTCCTCCCGGTTATTTTATTTCACTTTATTTCCATTCCTTGCCTTTTTTGCTATATATGGCTTTTTCCTTTATCCCAATCGCGATTTACTCTCTCCCACAGAATCTGCCAATTGGCTGCTCTCTGTACTTGGAGAAGAACGAGGGCATTGGGTGGCTGTCTATCGCAATTGGATGGATTCTTTATTCTTTCTCATGGCAGAACTTTGGGGTGGAGTCGTAATAGGCCTACTTTTTTGGGGATTTGCAAATCAAATTAATACGATCAAAGAAGCCTCTAGATTTTACACGATCTTATCGGCGGGTGGGCATGTCGGAATCATTGCTGCGGGCTACCTGATTTGGTATTTTACGCAATCTTTTGTGAATAGCCAGTATTTATTGACAATTCAGTATCTCATGGGTTTTGTGACTTTGGTGAATTTGGTGATTATTGGTGTATATTGGTTAATGGATCGGAACATTGCCAAAAATGGTGAGCAATTTGTAGCGCGTGAAAAGAAGGATACAGCTTTGTCTTTGAAAGAAAGTTTAGTCCACATTCTATTTTCTCCCAATTTAGGATGCATTGCTTTGATGGTGATCGGCTATAGTCTTTCTGTGAATATGGTTGAAGTCCTTTGGAAAGCGACGCTAAAATTGAAGTACCCCGATTCGAATGATTATCAAGCTTTTATGGGCCTTATTTCTTCTATTACAGGGTGGCTATCTCTTTTCCTCTCATTGTTTGCTGGGGGAAATATTATTCGAACTTTTGGGTGGGGCGGTGGTGCCAAATTAACTCCAATTGTACTTGGAGTTGTTTCCGCGATTTTTTTAGGTACCTATCTTTCTCAAGCCTACTATGCGGAATCACCTATGGCGATAGGAACAAGCGCTTTGACTCTTATTGTGATTTGTGGTGCTTTACATAATGTGGCATGCAAATCGATGAAATACTGTTTGTTTGATCCGACCAAGGAGATGGCTTACATTTCATTGGATGAAGAAACGAAAACAAAAGGGAAGGCCGCAGTGGATGTTGTGGCTTCACGTTTTGGAAAATCTGGTTCTTCTTGGATTCAAGTAGGGCTTATGGAATGCATGAGTGTGAGTTCTGTTTTAAGTATCGCACATTTCCTCACTCCAATCATTATTATTTCTGTTCTTGGATGGCTTACTGCCGTGTATTTTTTAAAGAATCGAGTGCAAATTAAAATGGGGCCAAGCCCCGTTCAAAAACAATTGCAACCGGCGGCTTAA
- a CDS encoding GNAT family N-acetyltransferase produces MQPIFKLNPLDAEKAFREMTVTLSEELGISDVYAQDVSEKCCFGWIQNTECKGLICLAFPYPKTAHLFWLGVKKEDRQKGIGRALMLYAEAFCLSQGCCSLTVETLSPRENHPASLHTFNFYRAQGFKPLFKSEQGSAFSRVYLQKILSLSIFKWIDLTHVLKDTIPTWDMTCGFQHATISDPQDLFVVQHIEMFAGVGTHMDAPAHCISGGKTVEGFSLESLIRPCVVIDVSDRAHAHYTINSQDIQNFERLHRELRPNDFVVFCTGWDKYWEEPVKYHNQYQFPNISKSAAEYLISKSIAGIGIDTLSPDRSTEGFPVHALILGAGKFIVENIANALQMPPTGGHVMVIPIRTCGTEAPIRLLGVVEG; encoded by the coding sequence ATGCAGCCTATCTTTAAGCTAAATCCTTTAGATGCCGAGAAAGCCTTCCGTGAAATGACTGTTACTTTGTCCGAGGAGCTTGGGATTTCAGACGTTTATGCGCAAGATGTGAGCGAAAAATGTTGTTTCGGATGGATTCAAAATACAGAGTGTAAGGGACTAATTTGCCTTGCATTTCCCTATCCAAAGACAGCTCATCTCTTTTGGCTAGGAGTTAAAAAAGAGGATCGTCAAAAAGGAATAGGAAGAGCCTTAATGCTTTATGCAGAGGCATTTTGTTTGTCACAGGGATGCTGTTCATTAACCGTAGAAACTCTGAGTCCCAGGGAAAATCATCCCGCGTCTCTCCATACATTTAACTTTTATCGAGCTCAGGGATTTAAGCCCCTATTTAAGTCGGAGCAAGGATCTGCCTTTTCAAGGGTGTACCTGCAAAAGATTCTCTCTCTATCCATTTTTAAGTGGATAGATTTGACACATGTTTTGAAAGATACTATCCCCACTTGGGATATGACATGTGGCTTTCAACATGCTACCATTTCAGATCCACAGGACCTATTCGTTGTCCAGCACATTGAAATGTTTGCTGGTGTGGGAACCCACATGGATGCTCCTGCTCATTGTATTTCAGGGGGGAAGACGGTTGAAGGATTCTCTTTGGAGTCATTGATTAGACCCTGCGTAGTGATTGATGTTTCAGATCGAGCGCATGCGCATTATACAATTAATTCTCAGGATATTCAAAATTTTGAAAGATTACATAGAGAGCTAAGGCCGAATGACTTTGTGGTTTTTTGTACGGGTTGGGACAAATATTGGGAAGAGCCCGTTAAGTATCATAATCAATACCAATTTCCCAATATTTCAAAATCTGCAGCAGAATATCTGATTTCCAAATCTATAGCTGGAATAGGAATTGATACGCTTTCACCAGACCGTTCCACTGAAGGATTTCCGGTACATGCGCTCATTTTAGGAGCGGGTAAATTTATTGTAGAGAATATTGCGAATGCTCTTCAAATGCCTCCAACTGGAGGACATGTGATGGTGATTCCTATTCGCACATGTGGGACCGAAGCGCCTATTCGATTATTGGGCGTCGTAGAGGGATAA
- a CDS encoding DUF952 domain-containing protein codes for MRFIFLSLTLLFNLAFHNAKAEQSMISDNSHDSPPKFLYKIISTDDWQKSMQSKSIVLSPIDKDFIHLAEEEQISHIVQKFWFGKNYVLLKLAANKLKGRLIYERNPGGKTKYFHLYEGGIFFDAVLEATVVKVTR; via the coding sequence ATGCGTTTTATTTTTCTTTCTCTAACCCTACTCTTTAATCTAGCATTTCACAATGCCAAGGCTGAGCAATCTATGATTTCAGATAATTCGCATGATTCTCCCCCTAAGTTTTTATATAAAATCATCTCAACAGATGACTGGCAAAAAAGCATGCAAAGTAAAAGCATTGTGCTTTCTCCGATTGATAAAGACTTTATCCATCTCGCCGAAGAAGAACAAATTTCTCATATTGTTCAAAAATTTTGGTTTGGGAAAAATTACGTTCTATTAAAGCTAGCTGCGAACAAATTAAAAGGACGTTTGATCTATGAAAGGAATCCTGGAGGGAAGACAAAATATTTTCATCTCTACGAAGGTGGGATTTTTTTTGATGCCGTCTTAGAAGCAACAGTGGTTAAGGTTACTAGATGA